A single genomic interval of Chryseobacterium paludis harbors:
- a CDS encoding DMT family transporter produces MNWIILIIAGLFEVAFASCLGKAKETTGSEMYYWFAGFLVTMTISMLLLIKATQTLPIGTAYAVWTGIGAVGTALMGMLFFKDPVTFWRIFFISTLIGSIIGLKAASH; encoded by the coding sequence ATGAACTGGATTATTTTAATTATCGCAGGATTGTTTGAAGTTGCTTTTGCATCTTGTTTAGGAAAAGCAAAAGAAACAACAGGATCAGAAATGTATTATTGGTTTGCAGGCTTTTTGGTTACGATGACCATCAGTATGTTATTACTGATCAAAGCTACACAAACATTACCGATAGGAACAGCTTATGCCGTATGGACGGGGATTGGTGCTGTAGGTACCGCTTTAATGGGTATGCTCTTTTTTAAAGATCCTGTAACCTTTTGGAGAATTTTCTTCATCTCTACCCTTATTGGTTCTATCATAGGGTTAAAAGCTGCTTCTCACTAA
- a CDS encoding Crp/Fnr family transcriptional regulator, with translation MTIDEIIDSILPLPAASKENLKMYITEVSYPKCFCLMEANKIIPYVYFIKRGIVRAYASTEDNDITFWFGSEGETVISMKSYVENKPGYESIELLEDCELYQLATENLRKLFNEDIYIANWGRKFAERELVKTEELIISRQFKTSTERYKDLMRDKPNLLKRVQLGHIASYLGITQVSLSRIRAEIR, from the coding sequence ATGACCATAGACGAAATTATTGATAGTATACTTCCCCTTCCTGCAGCTTCAAAGGAAAATTTGAAAATGTATATTACAGAAGTTTCTTATCCAAAGTGCTTTTGCCTCATGGAAGCAAATAAGATTATTCCTTATGTGTACTTTATAAAAAGAGGAATTGTTCGCGCCTACGCTTCTACGGAAGATAATGATATTACATTTTGGTTTGGTAGCGAAGGTGAAACGGTAATTTCTATGAAAAGCTACGTAGAAAATAAACCAGGCTATGAAAGCATTGAATTGTTGGAGGATTGCGAACTTTACCAGTTGGCTACTGAAAATCTGAGAAAGCTATTCAATGAGGATATTTATATTGCCAATTGGGGACGGAAATTTGCAGAAAGAGAGCTTGTAAAAACAGAAGAATTAATTATCTCCAGACAATTTAAAACATCTACTGAGCGCTATAAAGACTTAATGCGTGACAAACCTAATCTTTTGAAGAGGGTTCAGTTGGGACATATTGCTTCTTATTTAGGAATTACACAGGTAAGCTTGAGTAGAATCAGAGCTGAGATCAGATAA
- a CDS encoding LacI family DNA-binding transcriptional regulator has translation MSINKMKRASIKDIARIAGVSVATVSYVLNRKEGSRISEATKIKILEVAKEINYAPNKIARSLKMSNSKLIGLIVPDISNDFFSNIARWIENEAMKLGYTILIGSSDENPDKFRQLTELFSEQQVDGMIVVPVVGSDDAIKKLLNNEYPVVSVDYYLENVNLPAVTLNNFEISEIIVDYLIDHNFEELIYVGYNTKLPHLLDRQRGFERKVRERGIIAKKVLVDMKDVTPKVHTELKKQLKITSKKTALYFLNNKIGIAGLNYLVRNKIKVPEDVSVIAFDETDAYTLFPTEVTYIRQPLEEMAVNALKLLDDQIKNFSEKGTRIICSGELIKMKSVK, from the coding sequence ATGTCAATCAATAAAATGAAAAGAGCTTCCATAAAAGATATTGCAAGAATTGCCGGTGTTTCCGTAGCAACAGTTTCATATGTATTAAATAGAAAGGAAGGAAGCAGGATCAGTGAAGCTACAAAAATTAAGATTCTCGAAGTAGCAAAAGAAATTAATTATGCTCCAAATAAGATTGCCAGAAGTCTTAAAATGAGCAATAGTAAACTTATAGGCTTGATTGTTCCTGATATTTCAAACGATTTCTTTTCTAATATCGCAAGATGGATAGAAAATGAAGCCATGAAGTTAGGTTACACGATCCTTATTGGGAGTTCTGACGAAAATCCAGATAAATTCAGACAGCTTACAGAACTTTTTTCTGAACAGCAGGTTGATGGAATGATTGTAGTTCCAGTTGTTGGCTCAGATGATGCGATCAAAAAACTTTTGAATAATGAATACCCCGTTGTTAGTGTCGATTATTACCTTGAAAATGTTAATCTTCCTGCAGTAACACTGAATAATTTTGAAATCTCTGAAATTATAGTCGATTATCTTATTGATCATAATTTCGAGGAATTAATTTATGTAGGTTATAACACAAAATTGCCTCATTTACTTGACAGGCAACGTGGTTTTGAGCGAAAGGTTCGTGAAAGAGGTATTATAGCAAAAAAAGTTTTAGTGGATATGAAAGATGTTACACCTAAAGTTCATACCGAGCTTAAGAAGCAACTTAAAATTACTTCTAAAAAGACCGCCTTGTATTTTTTAAATAATAAAATTGGAATTGCCGGATTAAATTATCTGGTTAGAAATAAGATAAAGGTTCCTGAGGATGTTTCTGTAATTGCATTTGATGAAACAGATGCCTACACTTTATTTCCCACGGAAGTTACCTACATTAGACAGCCTTTGGAAGAAATGGCTGTTAATGCTTTAAAACTTCTTGATGATCAGATTAAAAACTTTTCCGAAAAGGGAACAAGAATAATCTGTTCTGGTGAATTGATCAAAATGAAATCTGTAAAGTAA
- a CDS encoding carbohydrate kinase family protein — MIQDNQYVVCFGEVLWDLFPQGARAGGAPFNVAYNVYKMGVNVEVLSRIGSDELGDKLIDQIKNWGITTDYIQVDDQKPTSTVIATIDEDNEASYEIINDVAWDYIEFLPKLAELVSNADAFIFGSLAARNEKTRKTLLKLLEYAKLKIFDVNFRPPFVDVDLITELLYHADIVKMNKAEMRQILDFLDVEYVNEDQSAAFIQDHFKIKEIVLTKGSKGARYFVENESYDCPAVPITIADTVGSGDSFLAGFISKRIQLEAPYKIMKEAIALGAFITSKPGACPDYEYEEFQKFRDQY; from the coding sequence ATGATACAAGACAATCAATATGTGGTATGTTTCGGAGAAGTCCTCTGGGACCTATTTCCTCAGGGAGCAAGAGCAGGGGGAGCACCATTTAATGTTGCCTATAATGTTTATAAAATGGGAGTAAATGTTGAAGTACTCAGTAGAATAGGAAGTGATGAGCTTGGAGATAAGCTTATTGATCAGATTAAAAATTGGGGAATTACCACCGATTATATTCAGGTTGATGATCAAAAACCTACGAGTACCGTTATTGCTACTATTGATGAAGATAATGAAGCCAGCTACGAAATTATTAATGATGTAGCCTGGGATTATATAGAATTTCTACCCAAATTGGCTGAGTTAGTTTCTAATGCCGATGCATTTATTTTTGGAAGCTTAGCTGCAAGGAATGAAAAAACAAGGAAAACACTCCTTAAGCTTTTGGAGTATGCAAAACTTAAAATTTTTGATGTCAATTTCAGACCTCCATTTGTGGATGTTGACCTTATTACAGAACTTTTATATCATGCAGATATCGTGAAGATGAATAAAGCCGAGATGAGACAGATCCTCGATTTCCTTGATGTAGAATATGTGAATGAGGATCAAAGTGCGGCCTTTATTCAGGATCACTTTAAGATAAAGGAAATTGTTCTGACTAAAGGTAGTAAAGGAGCAAGGTATTTTGTAGAAAATGAAAGCTATGACTGCCCGGCAGTTCCTATCACAATTGCAGATACTGTAGGAAGTGGAGATTCTTTTCTTGCAGGTTTTATTTCTAAAAGAATTCAACTCGAAGCACCTTATAAAATAATGAAAGAGGCTATTGCTCTGGGAGCTTTTATAACTTCAAAACCGGGAGCTTGTCCTGATTATGAATATGAGGAATTTCAAAAATTCAGAGACCAGTACTAA
- the era gene encoding GTPase Era, translating to MHKSGFVNIVGKPNAGKSTLLNQLMGEKLAIVTQKAQTTRHRIFGIYNEEDLQIVFSDTPGVLDPKYGLQEKMMDFVKDSLQDADVFLFIVDVTDKAEPSEFLIEKLNKIPVPVLLLLNKVDQTNQEGLEKLVEEWHNRIPKAEILPISALNAFNTDVILPKLKSMLPENPPYYDKDQYTDKPERFFVNEAIREKILLNYDKEIPYSVEVVTEQFKEKEGIIFIDSIIYVERDTQKGIIIGHKGEAIKKVGTEARIDLEKFFSKKIHLNLFVKVKKDWRKNDRDLKNFGYR from the coding sequence ATGCACAAATCAGGATTTGTAAATATAGTTGGAAAACCTAATGCTGGAAAATCGACCTTGCTGAACCAATTGATGGGCGAGAAGTTGGCGATCGTAACGCAGAAGGCACAAACAACACGTCACAGAATTTTTGGAATTTATAATGAAGAGGACTTACAGATCGTATTTTCTGATACACCGGGAGTATTAGACCCAAAATACGGGTTACAGGAAAAAATGATGGATTTTGTAAAGGACTCTTTACAGGATGCTGATGTCTTTTTATTCATTGTGGATGTTACAGATAAAGCTGAACCTTCAGAATTTTTAATTGAAAAGCTGAATAAAATTCCTGTTCCTGTTTTACTTTTATTAAATAAAGTAGATCAGACCAATCAGGAGGGACTTGAAAAATTGGTAGAAGAATGGCATAATAGGATTCCTAAAGCTGAAATTTTACCTATTTCTGCACTGAATGCATTTAATACAGATGTTATTCTGCCTAAGCTTAAATCGATGTTGCCGGAGAACCCACCTTATTACGATAAGGATCAATATACAGATAAGCCGGAAAGATTTTTTGTAAATGAGGCAATTCGTGAAAAAATTCTTCTGAACTATGATAAAGAAATTCCTTATTCAGTAGAAGTTGTTACCGAACAATTTAAAGAAAAGGAGGGAATCATTTTTATAGATTCTATTATTTATGTAGAAAGAGATACCCAAAAGGGAATTATTATTGGCCATAAAGGGGAAGCAATTAAAAAAGTAGGAACAGAGGCAAGGATAGATCTGGAGAAATTTTTCTCAAAAAAAATTCACCTTAATTTATTCGTAAAGGTGAAAAAAGACTGGCGTAAAAACGACCGGGATCTGAAGAATTTCGGATACAGATAA